In Microbacterium maritypicum, the following are encoded in one genomic region:
- a CDS encoding class I SAM-dependent methyltransferase, whose product MTAVSDTPAPVPDPLRTAALAADLDAADLRSEPLRRLWGEEADDALARGMREPILRSIDGDSGTLATLGRLLVLGMPQPRAHVIDALPRLGVDGLVALGLAEADADTVTPTALLRPQSFVDADGVGEWWIASDLDEVALDAPLPADHVLGVGGASRTLAETIVPIEVERALDLGTGCGIQALLVARRAGTVVATDISTRALAFAEINAHLNGVTNIEFRHGSMFEPVAGEAFDLIVSNPPFVITPRVEGVPAYEYRDGGLVGDALVEQFIRSAPAHLTRNGIAQLLGNWESKAAITGLARLEAWVPAELDLWVIEREELSPLGYAELWIRDGGTTPRDPGFTPLLTAWLDDFAARGVTSIGFGYVLMRRGRLGEPLRRTERIAQPVANVGAALATGLAAQDVLAEGLPATLVVAADVTEARHLMPGDDDPSVIELRQGGGFGRTISVDPALAGFVGACDGELTVVQIAAALADLFEVPLADLWADLEPRIRSLILDGILLPGE is encoded by the coding sequence GTGACGGCCGTGTCCGACACCCCCGCACCGGTCCCCGACCCTCTCCGCACGGCCGCGCTCGCCGCGGATCTCGACGCTGCGGACCTCCGCTCCGAGCCGCTGCGGCGCCTGTGGGGTGAGGAGGCGGATGACGCACTCGCCCGCGGGATGCGGGAGCCGATCCTGCGGTCCATCGACGGTGACTCCGGAACGCTCGCCACGCTCGGGCGTCTGCTCGTGCTCGGAATGCCACAGCCGCGTGCCCACGTCATCGACGCGCTGCCGCGGCTCGGAGTGGACGGACTCGTGGCGCTCGGTCTCGCCGAGGCGGACGCCGACACGGTGACGCCGACGGCCCTGCTGCGGCCGCAGTCGTTCGTCGACGCCGACGGGGTGGGGGAATGGTGGATCGCGAGCGATCTCGATGAGGTCGCCCTCGACGCCCCGTTGCCCGCCGACCACGTGCTCGGTGTCGGCGGGGCATCGCGCACGCTCGCCGAGACCATCGTCCCGATCGAAGTGGAGCGCGCGCTCGACCTGGGCACCGGATGCGGCATCCAGGCGCTCCTCGTCGCACGACGCGCCGGCACGGTCGTCGCGACCGACATCTCGACCCGTGCCCTCGCGTTCGCCGAAATCAACGCCCACCTCAACGGGGTGACGAACATCGAGTTCCGCCACGGCAGCATGTTCGAGCCGGTGGCGGGGGAGGCGTTCGACCTGATCGTCTCGAATCCTCCGTTCGTGATCACCCCGCGCGTCGAGGGAGTGCCCGCATACGAATACCGTGACGGCGGACTCGTGGGAGATGCGCTGGTGGAGCAGTTCATCCGCAGCGCCCCTGCCCACCTGACCCGGAACGGCATCGCGCAGCTGCTCGGCAACTGGGAGTCGAAGGCCGCGATCACCGGGCTCGCACGTCTCGAAGCCTGGGTGCCGGCCGAGCTCGACCTGTGGGTGATCGAGCGGGAGGAACTCTCGCCTCTGGGCTACGCGGAACTGTGGATCCGCGATGGGGGGACCACGCCGCGCGACCCCGGTTTCACGCCGCTGCTGACCGCATGGCTCGACGACTTCGCCGCCCGTGGAGTGACCTCGATCGGCTTCGGCTACGTGCTGATGCGTCGGGGCCGCCTTGGCGAACCACTGCGGCGCACTGAGCGCATCGCCCAGCCCGTCGCGAACGTCGGGGCCGCCTTGGCGACTGGCCTCGCGGCGCAGGATGTGCTCGCCGAAGGGCTGCCGGCCACCCTGGTGGTCGCTGCCGACGTCACCGAGGCGCGGCATCTGATGCCGGGTGACGACGACCCGAGCGTGATCGAGCTGCGTCAGGGCGGCGGCTTCGGTCGCACGATCTCTGTCGACCCGGCTCTCGCCGGTTTCGTCGGCGCCTGTGACGGCGAGCTCACCGTGGTGCAGATCGCGGCCGCGCTGGCGGACCTCTTCGAGGTGCCGCTCGCCGACCTGTGGGCCGACCTCGAGCCCCGCATCCGCTCCCTCATCCTCGACGGCATCCTGCTGCCGGGGGAATAG
- a CDS encoding LLM class flavin-dependent oxidoreductase, which produces MKAFGFLSFGHYADVPGSATRTAGDMLKQTIEIAEGADEIGVNGASVRVHHWARQAASPMPLLSAMAARTKRIEVGTGVIDMRYENPFQFAEEAAALDFIADGRIALGVSRGSPETALRGYETFGYVDEEDPERGSVLAREKFDLFLRAIDGEGLAPGDPRMVGAGRYLAIEPQSPTLRDHIWWGSGSRATADETGRKGLNMMSSTLVTEATGQPFHELQREQIELFRSAYKEAGHTGRPRVSVSRSVFPLVSDMDRAYFGLRSEENADQIGVIDGFRSTFGKTYAAEPDVLIAQLKQDEAVMAADTLLLTIPNQLGPEYNLHVLEAFATHVAPALGWQPNTEGPVQGDAV; this is translated from the coding sequence ATGAAGGCTTTCGGATTCCTCTCTTTCGGTCACTACGCGGACGTGCCCGGATCGGCGACCCGCACCGCGGGCGACATGTTGAAGCAGACGATCGAGATCGCCGAAGGAGCCGACGAGATCGGTGTGAACGGTGCCTCGGTGCGCGTGCACCACTGGGCACGTCAGGCCGCCTCCCCGATGCCGCTGCTGTCGGCGATGGCCGCGCGCACGAAGCGCATCGAAGTCGGTACGGGTGTGATCGACATGCGCTACGAGAACCCCTTCCAGTTCGCCGAAGAGGCGGCCGCCCTCGACTTCATCGCCGACGGCAGGATCGCGCTCGGCGTGAGCCGTGGTTCACCCGAGACGGCGCTGCGCGGCTATGAGACGTTCGGCTACGTCGACGAGGAGGACCCGGAGCGCGGCAGCGTGCTCGCGCGGGAGAAGTTCGACCTGTTCCTGCGGGCGATCGACGGAGAGGGCCTCGCTCCGGGCGACCCGCGCATGGTGGGTGCCGGTCGGTACCTCGCGATCGAGCCGCAATCGCCGACCCTCCGCGACCACATCTGGTGGGGCTCGGGTTCGCGCGCCACGGCTGACGAGACGGGACGCAAGGGGCTCAACATGATGAGTTCCACCCTCGTGACCGAGGCGACCGGTCAGCCGTTCCACGAGCTGCAGCGGGAGCAGATCGAACTGTTCCGCTCCGCATACAAGGAGGCGGGGCACACCGGCCGCCCGCGGGTCTCGGTCAGCCGCAGCGTCTTCCCGCTCGTCTCCGACATGGACCGGGCGTACTTCGGCCTGCGCAGCGAGGAGAACGCCGACCAGATCGGTGTGATCGACGGCTTCCGCTCGACCTTCGGCAAGACCTACGCCGCCGAACCGGACGTGCTCATCGCGCAGCTGAAGCAGGACGAGGCCGTGATGGCCGCCGACACCCTTCTGCTGACCATCCCGAACCAGCTCGGCCCGGAGTACAACCTGCACGTGCTGGAGGCGTTCGCGACGCACGTCGCACCGGCGCTCGGCTGGCAGCCCAACACGGAAGGACCCGTCCAGGGCGACGCCGTCTGA
- the trxB gene encoding thioredoxin-disulfide reductase has protein sequence MRQVIIIGSGPAGFTAAIYAARANLKPLLIASSVEVGGELMNTTEVENYPGFPEGIQGPELMAKFQEQAEKFGTEVLYDDVTELDLAGPVKTVTLGSGAVHETQSLIYATGSAYRKLDIAGEERLSGYGVSWCATCDGFFFREKTIAVVGGGDSAMEEATFLTRFASKVYVIHRKDTLRASKIMQERAFANEKIEFVWNSEVAEVLGGDSVSGVQLRNTVDGTLSDLPIDGLFIAIGNDPRTHLVHDKLELTAEGTIWVDGRSSKTSVPGVFAAGDVIDPTYRQAITAAGTGTVAALDAEHFLADLEDASVEVPAAEAAEIIVA, from the coding sequence ATGCGTCAGGTCATCATCATCGGCTCCGGCCCCGCCGGATTCACGGCTGCCATCTACGCGGCCAGGGCGAACCTCAAGCCGCTGCTCATCGCGAGTTCGGTCGAGGTCGGCGGCGAGCTCATGAACACCACCGAGGTCGAGAACTACCCGGGCTTCCCCGAGGGCATCCAGGGTCCCGAGCTGATGGCGAAGTTCCAGGAGCAGGCCGAGAAATTCGGCACCGAGGTCCTGTACGACGACGTCACCGAGCTCGACCTCGCCGGCCCCGTCAAGACGGTCACGCTCGGCTCCGGTGCGGTGCACGAGACCCAGTCGCTGATCTACGCGACCGGCTCGGCCTACCGCAAGCTCGACATCGCCGGCGAGGAGCGTCTCTCCGGCTACGGCGTCTCCTGGTGCGCCACCTGCGACGGTTTCTTCTTCCGCGAGAAGACGATCGCCGTCGTCGGCGGCGGCGACTCCGCGATGGAAGAGGCCACGTTCCTCACCCGTTTCGCCTCCAAGGTCTACGTGATCCACCGCAAGGACACGCTGCGTGCCTCGAAGATCATGCAGGAGCGCGCCTTCGCGAACGAGAAGATCGAGTTCGTGTGGAACAGCGAGGTCGCCGAGGTCCTCGGTGGCGATTCCGTCTCCGGTGTGCAGCTGCGCAACACGGTCGACGGCACGCTCAGCGACCTTCCCATCGACGGACTCTTCATCGCGATCGGCAACGACCCGCGCACGCACCTCGTGCACGACAAGCTCGAGCTGACGGCCGAGGGCACGATCTGGGTCGACGGCCGTTCGTCGAAGACCTCGGTTCCCGGCGTGTTCGCCGCCGGCGACGTGATCGACCCGACGTACCGCCAGGCCATCACGGCTGCCGGGACCGGCACGGTCGCGGCCCTCGATGCGGAGCACTTCCTCGCTGATCTCGAGGATGCCTCCGTGGAGGTTCCGGCTGCGGAGGCCGCCGAGATCATCGTCGCCTGA
- the murJ gene encoding murein biosynthesis integral membrane protein MurJ, whose amino-acid sequence MSSLGRASAVIGAGTLVSRLTGLLRSIVLVGVIGSYKSGPADAFTYANQLPNSVFSLISVGILTAVIVPQIVKATADADGGNAFISKLFTLGTVVLVVVTGIATVCAPWLVHLVAGKASPDIVALATALAYWCLPQILLYGLYALLGEALNARRIFGPFTWAPVVNNVVSIIGFLILGAVFAPVSTDAAYWTPAMINTLGGTATLGIALQAVVLLVFWRRTGLALKPDFRWRGVGLGAVGRLAGWTFLMAFASLAAGFLQGFIVSEAAGAGASATVTANAWLIFMLPYSVIVLSIGTPYFTQISEHAAAGRDGEVREDIARSIRTLLFFIVAATAAVAAAAVPASRVFTKNAEGVTAESAAQSAAVVLLCYLVGLIPLTILFIVQRTFYAYDDTRTPFWFTIFQCVLIVLTTLAAWALYEGGAIPLTSLAAAVALGQSVASILQTLVATWLLHRKIGGLQIGSWMAAIGRFAVAAIPAGLAGWGVLALAGGAEGWMVASPILGAIGTAIIGLTVVIVYVAILALMRAPELKAAGGLVRRFLPGR is encoded by the coding sequence GTGAGTAGCCTCGGCCGCGCGAGCGCCGTCATCGGCGCCGGCACCCTCGTCTCCCGCCTCACCGGGCTCCTGCGCAGTATCGTCCTCGTCGGCGTCATCGGCTCGTACAAGTCGGGTCCCGCCGACGCGTTCACGTACGCCAATCAGCTGCCCAACAGCGTCTTCTCCTTGATCTCTGTCGGAATCCTGACGGCCGTCATCGTGCCCCAGATCGTGAAGGCGACAGCGGATGCCGATGGCGGCAACGCCTTCATCTCGAAGCTCTTCACGCTGGGAACCGTGGTCCTGGTCGTGGTGACCGGAATCGCCACCGTCTGCGCGCCCTGGCTCGTGCACCTAGTCGCGGGTAAGGCGAGCCCGGACATCGTGGCGCTCGCCACCGCTCTCGCCTACTGGTGTCTGCCCCAGATCCTGCTCTACGGCCTCTATGCGCTCCTCGGAGAGGCATTGAACGCCCGTCGCATCTTCGGACCGTTCACCTGGGCCCCCGTCGTGAACAACGTCGTCTCGATCATCGGCTTCCTGATCCTGGGAGCGGTCTTCGCGCCCGTGTCGACCGACGCGGCGTACTGGACACCCGCGATGATCAACACCCTCGGCGGAACCGCGACGCTGGGCATCGCCCTGCAGGCCGTGGTGCTGCTCGTGTTCTGGCGTCGCACCGGTCTCGCACTCAAGCCCGACTTCCGCTGGCGGGGCGTGGGCCTCGGTGCCGTGGGGCGCCTCGCCGGGTGGACGTTCCTCATGGCTTTCGCCAGTCTCGCCGCAGGATTCCTGCAGGGGTTCATCGTCAGCGAGGCGGCAGGAGCCGGAGCGTCGGCGACCGTCACGGCGAACGCCTGGTTGATCTTCATGCTCCCGTACTCGGTGATCGTGCTGTCGATCGGCACGCCTTACTTCACCCAGATCAGCGAGCATGCCGCGGCCGGCCGCGACGGGGAAGTACGCGAGGACATCGCCCGCAGCATCCGCACGCTCCTGTTCTTTATCGTGGCCGCCACCGCCGCCGTCGCCGCTGCGGCGGTCCCCGCCTCGCGCGTGTTCACGAAGAATGCCGAAGGCGTCACCGCAGAGAGCGCCGCCCAGTCGGCGGCCGTCGTCCTGCTCTGCTACCTCGTCGGTCTGATCCCGCTCACGATCCTCTTCATCGTCCAGCGAACGTTCTATGCGTATGACGACACCCGCACGCCGTTCTGGTTCACGATCTTCCAGTGCGTCCTGATCGTCCTCACCACACTGGCAGCATGGGCGCTCTATGAGGGTGGCGCGATCCCGCTCACGTCCCTTGCTGCCGCCGTCGCGCTCGGTCAGTCGGTGGCAAGCATCCTGCAGACCCTGGTGGCCACCTGGCTGCTGCACCGCAAGATCGGCGGACTGCAGATCGGTTCGTGGATGGCCGCCATCGGCCGCTTCGCGGTCGCCGCAATCCCCGCCGGCCTCGCCGGGTGGGGCGTCCTCGCACTTGCGGGCGGTGCCGAAGGCTGGATGGTCGCGAGTCCCATTCTCGGAGCGATCGGCACCGCGATCATCGGCCTCACGGTCGTGATCGTCTACGTCGCGATCCTGGCCCTCATGCGCGCGCCGGAACTCAAGGCGGCCGGCGGCCTCGTGCGTCGTTTCCTGCCCGGCCGCTGA
- a CDS encoding ParB/RepB/Spo0J family partition protein produces the protein MAKRTGLGRGIGALIPTADQAERPVDVFFPGASLRPAAAEATVGPDTEAPALEEVPGIHLVQVDPNAIVPNPRQPRTHFNPEDLAELVHSVREFGVLQPVVVRKNTEGEYELIMGERRTRAAREAGLETIPAIVRETADEDLLRDALLENLHRSELNPLEEASAYQQLLEDFGITQEELATRIGRSRPQISNTIRLLKLPVPVQQRVAAGVLTAGHARAILSLEDPESMQRLADKVVNEDLSVRATEEAAKSQPSAGKTTKATPGARRAYLDEVAGKLGDRLNTRVKIALGARKGQVKIDFASIQDLNRILEELGESGYGSAR, from the coding sequence ATGGCCAAGCGCACTGGACTGGGTCGGGGTATCGGGGCCCTGATCCCCACGGCTGATCAGGCGGAGCGTCCCGTCGATGTGTTCTTCCCCGGTGCGAGTCTGCGGCCGGCTGCCGCGGAGGCGACGGTCGGGCCGGATACCGAGGCACCCGCGCTGGAAGAGGTCCCGGGGATCCACCTGGTCCAGGTAGACCCGAACGCGATCGTCCCGAACCCGCGCCAGCCGCGGACGCACTTCAACCCGGAAGACCTCGCGGAGCTGGTGCACAGCGTGCGCGAGTTCGGCGTGCTGCAGCCCGTGGTCGTGCGCAAGAACACCGAGGGCGAGTACGAGTTGATCATGGGGGAGCGGCGCACCCGTGCCGCTCGTGAGGCAGGACTCGAGACGATCCCGGCCATCGTCCGCGAGACGGCCGATGAGGATCTCCTCCGCGATGCCCTGCTGGAGAACCTCCACCGGTCCGAGCTCAACCCGCTGGAAGAAGCATCTGCGTACCAGCAGCTTCTGGAGGACTTCGGCATCACGCAGGAGGAGCTGGCCACGCGCATCGGCCGCTCACGTCCCCAGATCAGCAACACGATCCGACTTCTGAAGCTGCCTGTCCCCGTGCAGCAGCGCGTCGCTGCCGGCGTGCTGACCGCCGGTCACGCCCGCGCGATCCTCAGTCTCGAGGATCCCGAATCGATGCAGCGCCTCGCCGACAAGGTCGTGAACGAAGACCTCTCCGTGCGCGCCACGGAAGAGGCTGCGAAGTCGCAGCCGTCGGCCGGCAAGACGACGAAAGCGACTCCCGGAGCACGGCGGGCATACCTCGACGAGGTCGCCGGAAAGCTCGGTGACCGGCTGAACACTCGCGTCAAGATCGCACTCGGTGCACGAAAAGGCCAGGTCAAGATCGATTTCGCTTCGATTCAGGATCTCAATCGAATTCTCGAGGAGCTCGGCGAGAGCGGCTACGGCTCCGCCAGGTAA
- the trxA gene encoding thioredoxin: protein MSAKATSQATWEQDVLQADGPVLVDFWAEWCGPCRMVAPVLDEIQADNPDKITILKLNVDENPELAMKYQITSIPAMKVFHGGEVKTTIIGAKPKFALEKDLAAFIG from the coding sequence ATGAGTGCAAAGGCTACGAGCCAGGCGACCTGGGAGCAGGACGTTCTGCAGGCCGACGGTCCGGTGCTGGTGGACTTCTGGGCTGAGTGGTGTGGTCCGTGTCGCATGGTCGCGCCGGTTCTGGACGAGATCCAGGCCGACAACCCCGACAAGATCACCATCCTCAAGCTCAACGTCGACGAGAACCCCGAGCTGGCGATGAAGTATCAGATCACGTCGATCCCGGCGATGAAGGTCTTCCACGGTGGTGAGGTCAAGACGACCATCATCGGTGCGAAGCCGAAGTTCGCGCTCGAGAAGGACCTCGCCGCATTCATCGGCTGA
- a CDS encoding DUF6049 family protein, giving the protein MTAITPDIGLRARLRRLAGATAVLAIAVSGCAFVAPSAAVAADQAQSDDEKSVELHVSAGLRGLVAPGSSTSAIVTVENGADAALTTGQVEVELNRTPLTDAAAVSTWLDDGEATGAFAPIGAEDTDPIDGGASATTTIFVSEATLGNLAPGVYPLRAELTASTGDAADAEAVDATATSVLVIAAPQTAQVGVLVPVTATPEGGALLTAAELSELTAPDGALTAQLDGVAGTTAVLAIDPSIPAAIRALGTAAPETARDWLTRLDNLPNARFALQFGDADATAQAQAGLPELLQPRALTPLLDPANFPGVPATAAPTDAPDATPGPTPSATESPALPSDDELTAIDGALPHILWPQTPTSADLTAFAGYVGADTTTIVSSTAVGGQSTAHATAGGNDLLVTDAATSDVLSRVAAARNPADRQRLVAEAAALLQLAQRAAPTAPLLIGLDRDENRSSDALRDAITAADSAGFELATLRAAAPVPVTVTGEPDAARSAAVTTLLADESRLTAFSSILADPQVLLSPERIRILRTLSVGTSAAAFAEGFADHQAQTSATLDAVNIPPSSTIQLLTANADLPIAVRNDLPWPVTVQLFVSPTDPRLEVRSPDETIVQAQSTTRIKVPVSARVGSGEVDLRLSLYSPTGVQIQGDQTLRVAVRAEWETIGLVVLGGIIVLLIALGVIRTVRRKRREAAEESAVEAQIEALEEEEAVEARPDAATTEDTRE; this is encoded by the coding sequence ATGACCGCGATCACCCCCGACATCGGCCTCCGTGCGCGCCTGCGACGGCTCGCAGGAGCGACCGCTGTTCTCGCGATCGCCGTGAGCGGCTGTGCGTTCGTCGCGCCGAGCGCCGCGGTCGCCGCCGATCAGGCGCAATCCGACGACGAAAAGAGCGTCGAGCTGCATGTCTCGGCCGGTCTTCGCGGGCTCGTCGCACCGGGGTCGTCCACGTCGGCGATCGTCACCGTGGAGAACGGCGCCGACGCCGCACTCACCACGGGTCAGGTCGAGGTCGAACTCAATCGCACCCCGCTCACCGATGCTGCGGCCGTCTCCACCTGGCTCGACGACGGCGAGGCGACAGGTGCCTTCGCCCCCATCGGCGCCGAAGACACCGACCCGATCGATGGCGGTGCGTCGGCGACGACCACGATCTTCGTGTCCGAGGCGACCCTGGGCAACCTCGCGCCCGGCGTCTACCCGCTGCGCGCGGAACTCACGGCCTCGACCGGCGATGCCGCAGACGCCGAGGCCGTGGATGCGACCGCGACGAGTGTGCTGGTGATCGCCGCCCCCCAGACCGCGCAGGTCGGGGTGCTCGTTCCCGTCACGGCGACGCCCGAAGGCGGCGCACTGCTGACGGCCGCCGAGCTCTCGGAACTCACTGCTCCCGACGGGGCCCTGACCGCACAGCTCGACGGCGTCGCCGGGACGACCGCCGTGCTGGCCATCGACCCGTCCATCCCCGCCGCGATCCGGGCGCTCGGCACCGCCGCCCCGGAGACCGCCCGCGACTGGCTGACACGACTCGACAACCTCCCGAACGCGCGTTTCGCGCTGCAGTTCGGTGATGCGGATGCGACGGCGCAGGCGCAGGCGGGTCTGCCTGAGCTGCTGCAGCCCCGGGCTCTCACCCCATTGCTCGATCCCGCGAACTTCCCGGGAGTCCCGGCAACGGCCGCACCAACCGACGCGCCTGATGCGACACCCGGTCCGACCCCGAGTGCCACGGAGTCTCCGGCACTCCCCAGCGATGACGAACTCACGGCGATCGACGGCGCTCTGCCTCACATCCTGTGGCCGCAGACCCCCACTTCCGCCGACCTGACCGCCTTCGCCGGCTACGTGGGCGCAGACACCACGACGATCGTCTCCTCGACGGCGGTCGGCGGACAGAGCACGGCTCATGCGACAGCCGGCGGCAACGACCTCCTGGTCACGGACGCCGCGACCTCCGACGTGCTCTCGCGGGTGGCGGCGGCGCGGAATCCCGCCGACCGTCAGCGACTTGTCGCCGAGGCGGCCGCCCTCCTCCAGCTGGCACAGCGTGCCGCCCCCACCGCTCCCCTGCTCATCGGCCTGGACCGGGACGAGAACCGCTCCTCCGACGCGCTGCGCGACGCGATCACCGCCGCCGACTCGGCCGGGTTCGAGCTCGCGACGCTCCGGGCAGCGGCGCCCGTTCCGGTCACGGTCACCGGGGAACCGGATGCTGCGCGATCCGCCGCCGTGACGACACTCCTCGCCGATGAGTCTCGGCTCACCGCGTTCTCGTCGATCCTCGCCGACCCCCAGGTGCTGCTCAGCCCCGAACGCATCCGGATCCTGCGCACGCTGTCGGTCGGAACATCGGCCGCCGCGTTCGCCGAGGGTTTCGCGGATCATCAAGCACAGACGAGCGCCACGCTCGACGCGGTCAACATCCCCCCGTCCAGCACGATCCAGCTGCTCACGGCGAACGCCGATCTGCCGATCGCGGTGCGCAACGACCTTCCGTGGCCTGTGACGGTCCAGCTCTTCGTCTCGCCGACGGATCCGCGTCTCGAGGTCAGGTCCCCGGACGAGACGATCGTGCAGGCTCAGTCCACGACCCGCATCAAGGTGCCCGTGTCGGCTCGAGTGGGCAGCGGCGAGGTCGACCTCCGACTCAGTCTCTACAGCCCCACGGGCGTGCAGATCCAGGGCGATCAGACGCTCAGGGTCGCTGTACGTGCGGAGTGGGAGACGATCGGACTCGTCGTCCTCGGCGGCATCATCGTGCTGCTGATCGCGCTCGGTGTGATCCGCACCGTGCGTCGCAAGCGCCGTGAGGCAGCCGAGGAGTCCGCCGTCGAAGCGCAGATCGAAGCCCTGGAGGAAGAGGAAGCCGTGGAAGCCCGACCGGATGCCGCCACGACAGAAGACACGCGTGAGTAG
- a CDS encoding sugar porter family MFS transporter yields the protein MSRATGPAAIKRRVIAVSIAAALGGFLFGFDTAVINGAVDALAGDVSGFDLGTALKGFAVSSALIGCAVGAWFAGPVSNKYGRIPVMVVAAAMFFISAIGSGLAFGVIDLIVWRVIGGLGVGAASVIAPAYIAEVSPAAVRGRLGSLQQLAIVTGIFAALLSDALLANLAGAADQPLWGLTAWRWMFMVAAIPALVYGLMSLRLPESPRYLVRKGELERAAKVLETVTGTIDTDAKIKEITGTINTERSESLRDLRGNRLGLKPIVWIGILLSVFQQFVGINVIFYYSTTLWQSVGFDESSALLTSVITSVTNIVVTIVAILLVDRIGRRIMLLVGSVGMTVTLGLMAVAFSFGTLDAQGTATLPDPWATVALVCANGFVVFFGASWGPLVWVLLGEIFPNSIRAGALAVAAAAQWVANFFISTTFPAFAEIGLTFAYGFYAFFALLSFFFVFFKVPETKGKELEEMTENMKVVRRGGPQQT from the coding sequence ATGTCCAGAGCAACAGGTCCAGCTGCCATCAAACGCCGTGTGATCGCGGTGAGCATCGCGGCGGCGTTGGGTGGTTTCCTCTTCGGATTCGACACGGCCGTGATCAACGGAGCGGTCGACGCTCTCGCCGGTGACGTCTCCGGGTTCGACCTCGGCACCGCACTGAAGGGCTTCGCCGTCTCGTCGGCCCTCATCGGCTGCGCCGTGGGTGCCTGGTTCGCGGGACCGGTGTCCAACAAGTACGGCCGTATCCCCGTGATGGTGGTCGCCGCGGCGATGTTCTTCATCTCGGCGATCGGATCCGGACTCGCGTTCGGTGTCATCGATCTGATCGTCTGGCGCGTGATCGGTGGTCTCGGCGTCGGGGCGGCATCGGTCATCGCCCCCGCCTACATCGCGGAGGTCTCGCCGGCCGCCGTGCGCGGGCGCCTCGGCTCCCTGCAGCAGCTCGCGATCGTGACCGGTATCTTCGCGGCTCTCCTCTCCGATGCGCTGCTCGCCAACCTCGCGGGAGCGGCCGACCAGCCGCTCTGGGGGCTCACGGCCTGGCGATGGATGTTCATGGTCGCCGCGATCCCCGCCCTCGTCTACGGGCTCATGTCGCTGCGTCTGCCGGAATCGCCGCGGTATCTGGTGCGCAAGGGAGAGTTGGAGCGGGCCGCGAAGGTTCTGGAGACCGTCACGGGGACCATCGACACCGATGCGAAGATCAAGGAGATCACCGGGACGATCAACACCGAGCGCTCCGAGTCTCTGCGAGACCTTCGGGGCAACCGCCTCGGGCTGAAGCCGATCGTCTGGATCGGCATCCTGCTCTCGGTGTTCCAGCAGTTCGTCGGCATCAATGTGATCTTCTACTACTCGACGACGCTGTGGCAGTCGGTCGGATTCGATGAGTCGAGCGCCCTGCTCACCTCCGTCATCACCTCGGTGACGAACATCGTCGTGACGATCGTGGCGATCCTGCTGGTCGACAGGATCGGGCGGCGCATCATGCTCCTCGTGGGTTCCGTCGGTATGACGGTGACGCTGGGACTGATGGCGGTCGCGTTCTCGTTCGGCACGCTCGACGCTCAGGGGACGGCGACGCTTCCGGACCCGTGGGCGACCGTCGCCCTGGTCTGCGCGAACGGCTTCGTGGTCTTCTTCGGCGCGAGCTGGGGTCCGCTGGTCTGGGTGCTGCTGGGCGAGATCTTCCCGAACTCCATCCGCGCGGGCGCTCTCGCCGTGGCTGCGGCAGCGCAGTGGGTCGCGAACTTCTTCATCTCGACGACCTTCCCGGCCTTCGCCGAGATCGGCCTCACCTTCGCCTACGGCTTCTACGCGTTCTTCGCCCTCCTGTCGTTCTTCTTCGTGTTCTTCAAGGTTCCCGAGACCAAGGGCAAGGAGCTCGAAGAGATGACCGAGAACATGAAGGTCGTGCGACGCGGGGGTCCGCAGCAGACGTAG